From Humibacter ginsenosidimutans, a single genomic window includes:
- a CDS encoding DUF3073 domain-containing protein, protein MGRGRQKAKHTKIARELKSYSPTVDYDQLERELTGHSHDEDRYAAWADYEPEGSNADDYEHQERSAG, encoded by the coding sequence GCCGTCAGAAGGCAAAGCACACCAAGATCGCTCGCGAGCTCAAGTCATACAGTCCCACCGTGGACTACGACCAGCTCGAGCGCGAGCTCACCGGACACTCGCACGACGAAGATCGTTATGCGGCGTGGGCCGACTACGAGCCAGAGGGCAGCAACGCCGACGACTACGAGCACCAGGAGCGCTCGGCGGGCTGA
- a CDS encoding response regulator transcription factor yields MTDPIRLLLADDQALVRGALAALLDLEPDLTVVAQVGRGDEVLDAARDSDAQVALLDVEMPGLDGLAVAELLHRRLPACRSLIVTTFGRPGYLRRAMEAGASGFVVKDTPSTQLADAVRRVAQGLRVVDPALAAESLASGVSPLTQRETEVLRVAARGGSVNEIARELHLSEGTVRNHLSAAIGKTGARNRADAAAQAAANGWL; encoded by the coding sequence ATGACCGATCCCATCCGGCTGCTGCTGGCCGACGACCAGGCGCTCGTGCGCGGCGCGCTCGCCGCGCTGCTCGACCTCGAGCCCGACCTCACCGTGGTCGCCCAGGTCGGCAGGGGCGACGAGGTGTTGGATGCCGCGCGCGACTCCGACGCCCAGGTGGCGCTTCTCGACGTGGAGATGCCCGGCCTCGACGGCCTCGCCGTCGCCGAGCTGCTGCACCGCAGGCTGCCCGCGTGCCGGTCGCTGATCGTCACGACCTTCGGCAGACCCGGCTACCTTCGCCGTGCCATGGAGGCAGGCGCCAGCGGGTTCGTGGTGAAGGACACCCCGTCGACGCAGCTGGCGGATGCCGTGCGGCGCGTCGCGCAGGGCCTGCGGGTGGTGGACCCTGCACTGGCGGCCGAGTCGCTGGCATCCGGCGTCTCTCCGCTCACCCAGCGCGAGACCGAGGTGTTGCGGGTGGCCGCGCGCGGCGGCAGCGTGAACGAGATCGCCCGCGAGCTGCATCTCTCCGAGGGCACCGTGCGCAACCACCTGTCGGCAGCGATCGGCAAGACCGGCGCGCGCAACCGTGCGGATGCCGCGGCCCAGGCCGCCGCGAACGGGTGGCTCTGA
- a CDS encoding ABC transporter permease, which translates to MSITYLGLESLRQLRNIPSLVFTFALPIGMLLLFGSIYGSGGAIDHVTGLPWIVVTTVQMAGYGGMMAALGQAFTIVSERSVGWNRQLRLTRLSGMGYLLSKVTAALVVALASIVVNIAVSVIVFHPPLSFAGWAMAALGLWFGVIPFAFIAVLIGQFAKLQYAQPLFMVIFFGLAILGGLWVPLSVLPSWMTNIAQFVPSYWLNRLGQMGAHLQGDILAPVLVLIAWTLVLGALIVWRFRRDAARQ; encoded by the coding sequence ATGAGCATCACCTACCTGGGACTCGAGTCCCTGCGCCAGCTGAGGAACATCCCTTCGCTGGTCTTCACTTTCGCCCTGCCGATCGGCATGCTGCTGCTCTTCGGCAGCATCTACGGCTCAGGCGGAGCGATCGACCACGTCACCGGGCTGCCGTGGATCGTCGTCACGACCGTGCAGATGGCCGGCTACGGCGGCATGATGGCGGCGCTCGGCCAGGCCTTCACCATCGTCTCGGAGCGTTCCGTCGGCTGGAACCGCCAGCTGCGACTCACCCGGTTGAGCGGCATGGGCTACCTGCTCTCCAAGGTCACCGCCGCCCTGGTGGTGGCGCTCGCGAGCATCGTGGTGAACATCGCGGTCTCCGTGATCGTCTTCCACCCGCCGCTGAGCTTCGCGGGATGGGCCATGGCGGCCCTCGGGCTGTGGTTCGGCGTCATCCCGTTCGCGTTCATCGCGGTGTTGATCGGTCAGTTCGCCAAGCTGCAGTACGCACAGCCGCTGTTCATGGTCATCTTCTTCGGGCTGGCCATCCTCGGCGGCCTGTGGGTCCCCTTGTCGGTGCTGCCGTCGTGGATGACGAACATCGCGCAGTTCGTGCCGTCGTACTGGCTCAACAGGCTCGGCCAGATGGGCGCGCACCTGCAGGGCGACATCCTCGCGCCGGTGCTCGTGCTCATCGCCTGGACCCTCGTGCTGGGTGCGCTCATCGTGTGGCGTTTCCGTCGGGATGCCGCGCGCCAGTGA
- a CDS encoding ABC transporter ATP-binding protein, with amino-acid sequence MESVNTTPTTEAPAIRLQGLRKTFGSIVAVDGIDLTIKAGEVVALLGPNGAGKSTTIDLALGFATPTAGSATLFGGDPREAITAGRVGAMLQGGALLPDLTVRQTVTLIAAAHRHPLPVHEALERAKVADIAKQKVNKLSGGQLQRARFAVAIVSNPDLIFLDEPTAAMDVETRRTFWQSMREFTDAGRTVVFATHYLDEADAYADRIVMMAGGRVVADGTPAEVKAVVSGRRIRASFDFEWTPEAEAELYELPGVRSVDRRGDVLTIVSDESDAALRTLLSHHADVYDIEVTAHSMDDAFMALTAGADDRSASSTVRDAALIGDRS; translated from the coding sequence ATGGAAAGCGTGAACACGACACCAACCACCGAGGCGCCTGCCATCAGGTTGCAGGGCCTGCGCAAGACCTTCGGGTCGATCGTCGCGGTCGACGGCATCGACCTCACCATCAAGGCGGGCGAGGTCGTCGCGCTGCTCGGGCCGAACGGCGCCGGCAAGTCGACGACGATCGACCTCGCACTCGGCTTCGCCACGCCCACAGCAGGCAGCGCGACACTGTTCGGCGGCGACCCGCGCGAGGCCATCACGGCAGGGCGGGTCGGCGCCATGCTGCAGGGCGGCGCGCTGCTGCCCGACCTCACGGTGCGGCAGACGGTGACGCTCATCGCGGCAGCGCACCGACATCCGCTTCCCGTGCACGAGGCGCTGGAGCGGGCCAAGGTCGCCGACATCGCCAAGCAGAAGGTGAACAAGCTCTCGGGCGGTCAACTGCAGCGGGCGCGGTTCGCGGTGGCGATCGTCTCCAACCCCGACCTCATCTTTCTCGACGAGCCGACGGCCGCCATGGACGTCGAGACCCGTCGCACGTTCTGGCAGTCGATGCGCGAGTTCACGGATGCCGGGCGCACCGTCGTCTTCGCCACGCATTATCTCGACGAAGCGGATGCCTACGCCGACCGCATCGTCATGATGGCAGGCGGTCGCGTGGTCGCCGATGGCACCCCTGCCGAGGTCAAGGCGGTGGTCAGCGGGCGCCGCATCCGGGCATCCTTCGACTTCGAATGGACGCCTGAGGCCGAGGCCGAGCTCTACGAGCTGCCCGGTGTGCGCAGCGTCGACCGCCGAGGCGACGTGCTCACCATCGTGAGCGACGAGTCGGATGCGGCACTCCGCACCCTGCTCTCGCACCATGCCGACGTGTACGACATCGAGGTCACGGCGCATTCGATGGACGACGCCTTCATGGCGCTGACCGCCGGCGCCGACGACCGTTCCGCGTCATCGACCGTGCGTGACGCCGCCCTGATCGGAGACCGCTCATGA
- a CDS encoding phospholipase effector Tle1 domain-containing protein → MISGQPGAQQTDAASPKNIVVCFDGTNNLLDHHATNAAKIFMMLDLDHPRRQLAYYDPGVGTLPAAGAIGRLGKAWSQLGGLAFGWGMQTNITQAYAWLMNRYRPGDKIYVFGFSRGAFTARAFAALLARPGMLRAGSDNLVEYAVKEYVRPVRTKKLAETRKREAKEFADALCWGTAGQPVAAPPGTPPDDFLIALGQRDIHAVPVEYLGVWDTVESWFGGLGRLDWADTASLWNVRTLRHAVAIDEWRVQFGYSPVKHRAGFEEVWFAGVHCDVGGTFANHDLAKIALKWVFEGTGGDLLLRDGDWNEVYRRFCTVTGDFGPNQNTVNKDPWAYHLLGATRRRIPAGACVHASVRARQQADPTYRLNLADAAVPPVWVDENWAEFVERA, encoded by the coding sequence ATGATCAGTGGGCAACCCGGTGCGCAGCAGACGGATGCCGCGTCGCCGAAGAACATCGTCGTCTGCTTCGACGGCACCAACAATCTGCTCGATCATCACGCGACGAACGCCGCGAAGATCTTCATGATGCTCGACCTCGACCATCCGCGTCGGCAGCTGGCCTACTACGACCCCGGAGTCGGGACGCTGCCCGCGGCCGGCGCCATCGGGCGACTCGGAAAGGCTTGGTCGCAGCTGGGCGGCCTCGCATTCGGCTGGGGCATGCAGACCAACATCACGCAGGCCTACGCGTGGCTGATGAACCGTTATCGGCCTGGCGACAAGATCTACGTCTTCGGCTTCAGCCGTGGTGCATTCACGGCGCGCGCGTTCGCAGCGCTGCTCGCCAGGCCAGGGATGCTCCGCGCCGGCTCCGACAACCTGGTCGAGTATGCGGTGAAGGAGTACGTGCGTCCGGTGCGCACCAAGAAGCTGGCGGAGACGAGAAAGCGCGAGGCGAAGGAGTTCGCGGATGCCCTGTGCTGGGGAACCGCGGGCCAGCCGGTCGCAGCACCTCCCGGCACGCCGCCCGACGACTTCCTCATCGCTCTCGGGCAGCGGGACATCCACGCCGTTCCCGTCGAGTACCTCGGGGTCTGGGACACCGTCGAGTCGTGGTTCGGCGGCCTCGGCAGGCTGGACTGGGCCGACACGGCGAGTCTCTGGAACGTGCGGACGCTCAGGCACGCCGTGGCGATCGACGAGTGGCGGGTGCAGTTCGGCTACTCGCCGGTGAAGCACCGTGCAGGTTTCGAGGAGGTGTGGTTCGCCGGTGTGCACTGCGATGTGGGCGGTACGTTCGCCAACCACGATCTCGCGAAGATCGCCCTCAAGTGGGTTTTCGAGGGCACGGGTGGCGACCTCCTGCTGCGCGACGGCGACTGGAACGAGGTCTATCGCCGGTTCTGCACGGTGACGGGCGACTTCGGCCCGAACCAGAACACGGTGAACAAGGACCCCTGGGCCTATCACCTTCTCGGCGCCACACGTCGTCGGATCCCTGCCGGCGCGTGTGTGCACGCGTCGGTGCGTGCCAGGCAGCAGGCCGACCCGACCTACCGTCTCAACCTGGCCGATGCTGCAGTGCCGCCGGTCTGGGTCGACGAGAACTGGGCGGAGTTCGTCGAGCGCGCGTGA
- a CDS encoding class I SAM-dependent methyltransferase, translating to MPDFDSLIAEGEAVPTEGWDFSWFLGRATEERPSWGYARLAARRASGAVGVLDVQTGGGEVFAEVLRGADPRPAAVAATEGWHPNVALAREALAPFGGIVVESLEDAPLPFADASFALVLSRHPVVTDFAEIGRVLAPGGTYLSQQIGERSNAELYEFLLGPQPVDDVRTIDRMRERAQSAGLEIVDLREERTRIEFFDIAAVVHFLRKVIWTVPGFTVDAYRDRLREIHEIIRRDGAFVSYSSRILLEARRPTS from the coding sequence ATGCCGGACTTCGATTCTCTGATCGCCGAAGGCGAGGCCGTTCCGACCGAGGGCTGGGACTTCTCCTGGTTTCTGGGCCGCGCCACCGAAGAACGCCCGAGCTGGGGATATGCGCGGCTCGCTGCCCGGAGAGCATCAGGAGCGGTCGGCGTTCTCGACGTGCAGACCGGCGGAGGTGAGGTGTTCGCCGAGGTCCTGCGCGGTGCCGATCCTCGACCCGCGGCCGTGGCGGCCACGGAGGGGTGGCATCCGAATGTCGCGCTCGCCCGTGAGGCGCTCGCTCCGTTCGGCGGCATCGTCGTCGAGTCGCTCGAGGATGCCCCGCTCCCCTTCGCCGACGCGAGCTTCGCGCTCGTGCTGAGCAGGCATCCGGTGGTCACCGACTTCGCCGAGATCGGGCGGGTGCTCGCGCCCGGCGGAACGTACCTGTCGCAGCAGATCGGGGAGCGATCCAACGCGGAGCTGTACGAGTTTCTGCTCGGGCCTCAGCCGGTCGACGACGTGCGCACGATCGACAGGATGCGCGAGCGGGCGCAGTCTGCCGGTCTCGAGATCGTCGACCTCCGCGAGGAACGCACCCGCATCGAGTTCTTCGACATCGCCGCTGTCGTGCACTTTCTGCGCAAGGTGATCTGGACCGTACCGGGCTTCACCGTGGACGCGTACCGCGACCGATTGCGCGAGATCCACGAGATCATCCGGCGCGACGGCGCCTTCGTGTCGTACAGCTCGCGCATCCTGCTCGAGGCGCGTCGCCCCACTTCGTAG